TGCTGCGTAACATCGTTGCTGCTCCATAACATCAAACATCGACCCACGGCGTAACGCGCTTGCTGCTTGGATGCCCGAGGCATAGACTGTACAAAAAAACAGTCATAACAAGCCATGAAAACCGCCACTGCGCCGTTACCACCGCTGCGTTCGGTCAAGGTTCTGGACCAGTTGCGTGAGCGCATACGCTACTTGCATTACAGCTTACGAACCGAACAGGCTTATGTCCACTGGGTTCGTGCCTTCATCCGTTTCCACGGTGTGCGTCACCCGGCAACCTTGGGCAGCAGCGAAGTCGAGGCATTTCTGTCCTGGCTGGCGAACGAGCGCAAGGTTTCGGTCTCCACGCATCGTCAGGCATTGGCGGCCTTGCTGTTCTTCTACGGCAAGGTGCTGTGCACGGATCTGCCCTGGCTTCAGGAGATCGGAAGACCTCGGCCGTCGCGGCGCTTGCCGGTGGTGCTGACCCCGGATGAAGTGGTTCGCATCCTCGGTTTTCTGGAAGGCGAGCATCGTTTGTTCGCCCAGCTTCTGTATGGAACGGGCATGCGGATCAGTGAGGGTTTGCAACTGCGGGTCAAGGATCTGGATTTCGATCACGGCACGATCATCGTGCGGGAGGGCAAGGGCTCCAAGGATCGGGCCTTGATGTTACCCGAGAGCTTGGCACCCAGCCTGCGCGAGCAGCTGTCGCGTGCACGGGCATGGTGGCTGAAGGACCAGGCCGAGGGCCGCAGCGGCGTTGCGCTTCCCGACGCCCTTGAGCGGAAGTATCCGCGCGCCGGGCATTCCTGGCCGTGGTTCTGGGTTTTTGCGCAGCACACGCATTCGACCGATCCACGGAGCGGTGTCGTGCGTCGCCATCACATGTATGACCAGACCTTTCAGCGCGCCTTCAAACGTGCCGTAGAACAAGCAGGCATCACGAAGCCCGCCACACCGCACACCCTCCGCCACTCGTTCGCGACGGCCTTGCTCCGCAGCGGTTACGACATTCGAACCGTGCAGGATCTGCTCGGCCATTCCGACGTCTCTACGACGATGATTTACACGCATGTGCTGAAAGTTGGCGGTGCCGGAGTGCGCTCACCGCTTGATGCGCTGCCGCCCCTCACTAGTGAGAGGTAGGGCAGCGCAAGTCAATCCTGGCGGATTCACTACCCCTGCGCGAAGGCCATCGGTGCCGCATCGAACGGCCGGTTGCGGAAAGTCCTCCCTGCGTCCGCTGATGGCCGGCAGCAGCCCGTCGTTGCCTGATGGATCCAACCCCTCCGCTGCTATAGTGCAGTCGGCTTCTGACGTTCAGTGCAGCCGTCTTCTGAAAACGACAATCTTTGCAACGCTCGTTATAACCTTCGTCGGGGCAAGGCAAGGTTATATCGACGCAGCGGAATACCCGGTTGACGGCACTATCGCGCTGATCGTGGCATTCATCTTCGTTGCGGCCGGGAGTCGAGTTGCGCGGGACTTACTCCCAACACCGAAGGACTCTCAATAACGGTCGTTTGCGAGAATCCAAACGCCATGTAGAAATGTCATTTTCAGAAGACGACTGCACCAGTTGATTGGGCGTAATGGCTGTTGTGCAGCCAGCTCCTGACAGTTCAATATCAGAAGTGATCTGCACCAATCTCGACTATGCTCAATACTCGTGTGCACCAAAGCGAGGTGAGCATGGCGACGGAGGCTCTGTTGCAAAGATTGGCGGCAGTCAGAGGTAGGCTGTCGCTCTGCGCCGATCAGGCGGCTGCTGCGAAATGGTGGTTGAGCATGCCCATGGCCTCCGTCAGCGCCGAGGGCCCAATGCCAAAAGCTCTCTCCACAAGGCGCACCTCGCCCCTGATGCCGGGCTGCAGGCACCAGGGGCGAGCCTGTCCTTTGCGCAGGGCTCGCATGACTTCGAATCCCTTGATCGTGGCATAGGCCGTGGGGATCGATTTGAAACCGCGCACCGGCTTGATCAGTATCTTGAGCTTTCCGTGATCGGCCTCGATCACGTTATTGAGATACTTCACCTGCCGGTGGGCCGTCTCCCGGTCCAGCTTTCCTTCGCGCTTCAATTCGGTGATCGCTGCACCATAGCTCGGCGCTTTGTCGGTATTGAGCGTGGCAGGCTTTTCCCGGTGCTTCAGGCCTCGCAGGGCCTTGCCCAGGAACCGCTTCGCTGCCTTGGCGCTGCGGGTCGGCGACAGGTAGAAATCGATCGTGTCGCCCCGCTTGTCGACTGCCCGGTACAGGTAGGTCCACTTGCCCCGCACCTTGACGTAGGTTTCATCCAGGCGCCAGCTCGGATCAAAGCCACGCCGCCAGAACCAGCGCAGCCGCTTCTCCATCTCCGGGGCGTAGCACTGGACCCAGCGATAGATCGTCGTATGGTCGACCGAAATGCCGCGTTCCGCCAGCATTTCCTCAAGGTCGCGATAGCTGATCGGATAGCGACAATACCAGCGCACCGCCCACAGGATCACATCACCCTGGAAATGGCGCCACTTGAAATCCGTCATCGTTCCGTCCGTCCAATCTCCGCCAAGCATGCTCAAGCTTCACGATTTTTGCAACAGAGCCCACACGAGTATTGAGCATAGTCGAGATTGGTGCAGATCACTTCTGATATTGAACTGTCAGGAGCTGGCTGCACAACAGCCATTACGCCCAATCAACTGGTGCAGTCGTCTTCTGAAAATGACATTTGGTATCTCTCATAAACGGATGTTTTTGAGAGAACTATCTTCGGCCTTCACACGCACGAAAGGCGGCGAAGCTCCGCCGTTAATCCGTCCGCCGGAGATCTCGCCCAGGCAGGCTGAAGGCCGAGCAAGCCTGACAGGCCCGAAAAGCCCGGCACGGGCGTCGGCGGCGATGACGGCGGCGGCATTATCCAGGGTTGATGATGGAAGTGGAGGATATCGACAACCTCTCGCGCAACCAAGACATCGCGGTCGGACTGCAAGTGATCTTGAAGCCACGGGCCCGTCCCACCCCGACATGGACCTCGATGCCCGAACGGACGTTAGATTTCGAGTTCTAGGCGTTCTGCGATGAAGGTTGGATCCCAGCCGGGATTGAAAGTGTCGACGTGGGTGAATCCGAGCCGCTCGTATAGGCCACGCAGGTTCGGGTGGCAGTCGAGCCGCAGCTTGGCGCACCCCTGCGTTCGCGCGGCATGGCGGCAAGCCTCGATCAGCGCGGAGCTGACACCCCGGCCCGCATGTGTCCGTCGCACCGCGAGCTTGTGCAGATATGCGGCCTCCCCCTTGAGGGCGTCGGGCCAGAACTCGGGATCCTCGGCCGACAAGGTGCAACAGCCGACGATGCCGTCGCTGCAACTCGCGACTAGGAGCTCGGATCTCAGGACGAAGGTCTCCGCGAATGTCCGGTCGATCCGCGCGACGTCCCAGGCGGGCGTTCCCTTGGCGGACATCCACGCCGCAGCGTCGTGCATCAGCCGCACAACCTCGTCGATATCACCCGAGCAGGCGACCCGAACGTTCGGAGGCTCCTCGCTGTCCATTCGCTCCCCTGGCGCGGTATGAACCGCCGCCTCATAGTGCAGTTTGATCCTGACGAGCCCAGCATGTCTGCGCCCACCTTCGCGGAACCTGACCAGGGTCCGCTAGCGGGCGGCCGGAAGGTGAATGCTAGGCATGATCTAACCCTCGGTCTCTGGCGTCGCGACTGCGAAATTTCGCGAGGGTTTCCGAGAAGGTGATTGCGCTTCGCAGATCTCCAGGCGCGTGGGTGCGGACGTAGTCAGCGCCATTGCCGATCGCGTGAAGTTCCGCCGCAAGGCTCGCTGGACCCAGATCCTTTACAGGAAGGCCAACGGTGGCGCCCAAGAAGGATTTCCGCGACACCGAGACCAATAGCGGAAGCCCCAACGCCGACTTCAGCTTTTGAAGGTTCGACAGCACGTGCAGCGATGTTTCCGGTGCGGGGCTCAAGAAAAATCCCATCCCCGGATCGAGGATGAGCCGGTCGGCAGCGACCCCGCTCCGTCGCAAGGCGGAAACCCGCGCCTCGAAGAACCGCACAATCTCGTCGAGCGCGTCTTCGGGTCGAAGGTGACCGGTGCGGGTGGCGATGCCATCCCGCTGCGCTGAGTGCATAACCACCAGCCTGCAGTCCGCCTCAGCAATATCGGGATAGAGCGCAGGGTCAGGAAATCCTTGGATATCGTTCAGGTAGCCCACGCCGCGCTTGAGCGCATAGCGCTGGGTTTCCGGTTGGAAGCTGTCGATTGAAACACGGTGCATCTGATCGGACAGGGCGTCTAAGAGCGGCGCAATACGTCTGATCTCATCGGCCGGCGATACAGGCCTCGCGTCCGGATGGCTGGCGGCCGGTCCGACATCCACGACGTCTGATCCGACTCGCAGCATTTCGATCGCCGCGGTGACAGCGCCGGCGGGGTCTAGCCGCCGGCTCTCATCGAAGAAGGAGTCCTCGGTGAGATTCAGAATGCCGAACACCGTCACCCAACTTTGTTTTAGGGCGACTGCCCTGCTGCGTAACATCGTTGCTGCTCCATAACATCAAACATCGACCCACGGCGTAACGCGCTTGCTGCTTGGATGCCCGAGGCATAGACTGTACAAAAAAACAGTCATAACAAGCCATGAAAACCGCCACTGCGCCGTTACCACCGCTGCGTTCGGTCAAGGTTCTGGACCAGTTGCGTGAGCGCATACGCTACTTGCATTACAGCTTACGAACCGAACAGGCTTATGTCCACTGGGTTCGTGCCTTCATCCGTTTCCACGGTGTGCGTCACCCGGCAACCTTGGGCAGCAGCGAAGTCGAGGCATTTCTGTCCTGGCTGGCGAACGAGCGCAAGGTTTCGGTCTCCACGCATCGTCAGGCATTGGCGGCCTTGCTGTTCTTCTACGGCAAGGTGCTGTGCACGGATCTGCCCTGGCTTCAGGAGATCGGAAGACCTCGGCCGTCGCGGCGCTTGCCGGTGGTGCTGACCCCGGATGAAGTGGTTCGCATCCTCGGTTTTCTGGAAGGCGAGCATCGTTTGTTCGCCCAGCTTCTGTATGGAACGGGCATGCGGATCAGTGAGGGTTTGCAACTGCGGGTCAAGGATCTGGATTTCGATCACGGCACGATCATCGTGCGGGAGGGCAAGGGCTCCAAGGATCGGGCCTTGATGTTACCCGAGAGCTTGGCACCCAGCCTGCGCGAGCAGCTGTCGCGTGCACGGGCATGGTGGCTGAAGGACCAGGCCGAGGGCCGCAGCGGCGTTGCGCTTCCCGACGCCCTTGAGCGGAAGTATCCGCGCGCCGGGCATTCCTGGCCGTGGTTCTGGGTTTTTGCGCAGCACACGCATTCGACCGATCCACGGAGCGGTGTCGTGCGTCGCCATCACATGTATGACCAGACCTTTCAGCGCGCCTTCAAACGTGCCGTAGAACAAGCAGGCATCACGAAGCCCGCCACACCGCACACCCTCCGCCACTCGTTCGCGACGGCCTTGCTCCGCAGCGGTTACGACATTCGAACCGTGCAGGATCTGCTCGGCCATTCCGACGTCTCTACGACGATGATTTACACGCATGTGCTGAAAGTTGGCGGTGCCGGAGTGCGCTCACCGCTTGATGCGCTGCCGCCCCTCACTAGTGAGAGGTAGGGCAGCGCAAGTCAATCCTGGCGGATTCACTACCCCTGCGCGAAGGCCATCGGTGCCGCATCGAACGGCCGGTTGCGGAAAGTCCTCCCTGCGTCCGCTGATGGCCGGCAGCAGCCCGTCGTTGCCTGATGGATCCAACCCCTCCGCTGCTATAGTGCAGTCGGCTTCTGACGTTCAGTGCAGCCGTCTTCTGAAAACGACAAATCGGCTGGTTAACCTACCTGCGCTACGGTTCAAATAACTGGTACGCTTAATCAAAGTTCAACTATTACTAACGTAGTCGAGTAAACGGTACTTTTGATGAAGATCGGTTATGCGCGGGTGAGCACTCGGGATCAGAACGCCGACCTCCAGGTCGATGCCCTGAAACAGGCCGGGTGCGAACGCATCTATCAAGACATCGCCAGCGGCGCGAAAAGCGCCCGGCCGGAGTTGGACAAGTTGCTAGCCCATGTTCGAGCGGGCGACACCGTGGTGATCTGGAAGCTGGATCGCCTCGGGCGCTCCCTCAAACACCTGGTCGAGCTGGTCGGCGAGCTGGCAGAGCGCAAGGTCGGCTTGCAGAGCCTGAATGACCCAATCGACACCACCCACGCCCAAGGTCGCTTGGTGTTCAACCTGTTTGCCTCGCTGGCCGAGTTCGAGCGCGAGCTGATCCGCGAGCGGACTCAGGCGGGTTTGTCGGCCGCGCGGGCGCGGGGCCGGATCGGTGGCCGTCCCAAGGGCCTCCCAGCCAAGGCCGAGGCCACCTCCATGGCGGCCGAGACGCTGTACCGCGAGGGCCGCCTGAGCGTCAGCGCCATCGGCGAGAAGTTACACATCTCCAAGAGCACGCTGTACAGCTACCTGCGCCATCGTGGTGTTGAGATCGGCGCACACCAGAAGAGCGCCCAGCCGCGAGGTCAGCAACGCAATGTCGCGTCGCCGGCAGAGCCCGCCGCCGAGCAGGTGGCCACCGTCACGCTGCGCCTGGCGGTGGTGAACAACAGCAAGTTCGTTCGCGGCCGGAAACGGGCCAAGGAAAATATCGAGCGCTACTGCTTGGAGCCCTACAGTATGAAACGGCTGGAGTCGGGCAACTACGAACTGGCCATTCCGTATCGGAGCGACGATGAGCTGGACAAGACCGTGCATGACTTGCTGACCGAGATCAGCCAGGAAGCCGACATGCGCAACTGCTTTATCGAAGCCGATGCCTGGGAAGAAGGCTCTGAACGGCGCTGGTAGGGCTTAAGTGCACTTTCTGTTC
The Pseudomonas putida genome window above contains:
- a CDS encoding GNAT family N-acetyltransferase; protein product: MDSEEPPNVRVACSGDIDEVVRLMHDAAAWMSAKGTPAWDVARIDRTFAETFVLRSELLVASCSDGIVGCCTLSAEDPEFWPDALKGEAAYLHKLAVRRTHAGRGVSSALIEACRHAARTQGCAKLRLDCHPNLRGLYERLGFTHVDTFNPGWDPTFIAERLELEI
- a CDS encoding IS6-like element IS6100 family transposase, giving the protein MTDFKWRHFQGDVILWAVRWYCRYPISYRDLEEMLAERGISVDHTTIYRWVQCYAPEMEKRLRWFWRRGFDPSWRLDETYVKVRGKWTYLYRAVDKRGDTIDFYLSPTRSAKAAKRFLGKALRGLKHREKPATLNTDKAPSYGAAITELKREGKLDRETAHRQVKYLNNVIEADHGKLKILIKPVRGFKSIPTAYATIKGFEVMRALRKGQARPWCLQPGIRGEVRLVERAFGIGPSALTEAMGMLNHHFAAAA
- a CDS encoding recombinase family protein yields the protein MKIGYARVSTRDQNADLQVDALKQAGCERIYQDIASGAKSARPELDKLLAHVRAGDTVVIWKLDRLGRSLKHLVELVGELAERKVGLQSLNDPIDTTHAQGRLVFNLFASLAEFERELIRERTQAGLSAARARGRIGGRPKGLPAKAEATSMAAETLYREGRLSVSAIGEKLHISKSTLYSYLRHRGVEIGAHQKSAQPRGQQRNVASPAEPAAEQVATVTLRLAVVNNSKFVRGRKRAKENIERYCLEPYSMKRLESGNYELAIPYRSDDELDKTVHDLLTEISQEADMRNCFIEADAWEEGSERRW
- the sul1 gene encoding sulfonamide-resistant dihydropteroate synthase Sul1 yields the protein MLRSRAVALKQSWVTVFGILNLTEDSFFDESRRLDPAGAVTAAIEMLRVGSDVVDVGPAASHPDARPVSPADEIRRIAPLLDALSDQMHRVSIDSFQPETQRYALKRGVGYLNDIQGFPDPALYPDIAEADCRLVVMHSAQRDGIATRTGHLRPEDALDEIVRFFEARVSALRRSGVAADRLILDPGMGFFLSPAPETSLHVLSNLQKLKSALGLPLLVSVSRKSFLGATVGLPVKDLGPASLAAELHAIGNGADYVRTHAPGDLRSAITFSETLAKFRSRDARDRGLDHA
- the intI1 gene encoding class 1 integron integrase IntI1; translated protein: MKTATAPLPPLRSVKVLDQLRERIRYLHYSLRTEQAYVHWVRAFIRFHGVRHPATLGSSEVEAFLSWLANERKVSVSTHRQALAALLFFYGKVLCTDLPWLQEIGRPRPSRRLPVVLTPDEVVRILGFLEGEHRLFAQLLYGTGMRISEGLQLRVKDLDFDHGTIIVREGKGSKDRALMLPESLAPSLREQLSRARAWWLKDQAEGRSGVALPDALERKYPRAGHSWPWFWVFAQHTHSTDPRSGVVRRHHMYDQTFQRAFKRAVEQAGITKPATPHTLRHSFATALLRSGYDIRTVQDLLGHSDVSTTMIYTHVLKVGGAGVRSPLDALPPLTSER